The Halomicrobium zhouii region GGCGACACGACAGCGGGACGTGGGGGCCCGGACTGTTCGTCGTCACGGACCCCGACGGCGACGGGCTCGTCAAGGATTTCCGCGCACACGATGGCGGGACACTCGTCGAGAACTCGCCCGGCGACGGGTACGTCGGCCCGAACGGCATCCTCTGTAACCAGGGCCACGCGGGAACGATACGGTTCGTGGACTGCGAACTCGGCGCGTTTCCGGACAACGGGCTCTACGCGTCGGGTGGAACGGGTCGCGTCATCGTCGAAGGCGGCCGCTACTACAACAGCGGAACCGCGTCGATCCGTATCGGTGCCAGACGGGGTGACGTCAGGAACGCGACGGTCTTCGTCGACGATCAGCCCTGGGACATCAACCAGGAGGGGATCCGGCTGGAGTACGGCGACTGGCACATCGTGGACGGCGTCACTATCGAGATGGACCAGCCCCACGGCGAAGCGATCCACATCCAGAACGACGTCGACGGGACGACCATCAAGAACTCGTCGATACGAATGGAGACGCCGGCGTACCTCGGTGTCGAGATCAATCCCAGTGCCGGACCGACCTACATCGTCAACACCGAGTTCGAGATGAACGACAGCAACTGTGCCATCTTGGCCGAAGGCGACGACGCCGGCGAAATAGGTGTCGAGGACGTCTCTATCACCGGCGACGCTGAGGGTAATCTGATGCGCCACGCGATACGGTGTGAACGCAACAACGCGTCGTTTCGCGCGGTCACGATCGACCAGACGGCCGGCGAGCAACGCCGCGGCATCGCGTTGCTCGGCCAGGATAGCCTGGTGTACAACTGTGACATCCAGACCTCTGGTCGCGGCATAACCGTCAAAGGTGACGAAGTCTGGATCCAGGACTGTTACTCCAACTCCACGCGTGACGTGAACTCGATCCGACTGTACGACACGGCCAACGACGTCCGGCTCAAGAACAATACGTTCCCGGACGGCGTCAGCGACTGGGGGGCGACGAACGTCGTCGAGACGGGTACCGAGTACTGAGAACGGCTCCCCGCCGACGCACCGCTACCGCGTGACCGATCGTGGCGACGGCAGCGCGGCGCGTTCCCCTCGTTCGTCGAGCACTCGCTCGTAGACACCGAGCAACTGCTCGCCCATGGCGTCGAGGCCGAGTCCGTCGAGCACCGCACGGCCGTTCGAGCGCGCGTCGCTCGCGAGTACGTCGTCGAGGGAGGAAGTGAGCGTCGCGTCCGAGTCGGCGACGAACGAGTTGTCGACGTCGGTGAGCGTTCGCTCGACGAACCCCACGCCCGTCGAGACGACGGGGACGTTACAGGCCGCCGCCTCCTTGACCACCATCGGCCCGCTCTCGCGTTGCGAGGTGACGAGCAGGGCGTCGCTCGCGTTCATGTAGTATGGCATCTCTTCGTAGTCGACGCCGCTGACCTGCTTCAACTCCGCGTCCGCGGTGCACCCTTCTACGATCCGCCTCGCCCGTGGGTAGTCTTTCTCCGGGCGCGTCGACTCGTAGGGGAAGAGGACGTAG contains the following coding sequences:
- a CDS encoding glycosyltransferase family 4 protein, whose amino-acid sequence is MKVLQLTTTPRSFFENQVTALERQGVDCTTLAIPGSHRPDSPRSVGDYLQYAPTVLGHSLDGYDVVHANYGLTLPFALAQPTRPVVCTLWGTDLMSDRRWLTALSRFGARRADGVVVPSDAMAAELSVNNAVVPFGIDAEMFRPIPRDEARERVGWDPDGTYVLFPYESTRPEKDYPRARRIVEGCTADAELKQVSGVDYEEMPYYMNASDALLVTSQRESGPMVVKEAAACNVPVVSTGVGFVERTLTDVDNSFVADSDATLTSSLDDVLASDARSNGRAVLDGLGLDAMGEQLLGVYERVLDERGERAALPSPRSVTR